The DNA segment tccttcactcacaaccactttcaaaatatattaaaaaattatagggggtgaacagtgtccccccaaatatatagatgaacagtaacattttctctctcctccactcacaaccactttttatactttttatattttaaaaacaccacacacacaatttgattatttggatgtgaatgctctaaaggCTCTTATTATTCCCACACCCTTTTTTATtctatttctctctctctctctctctatatatatatatatatatagagagagagagagagatagagagaagaGATGTGTGAGTATTAACTcttaaaataaaacataagaTTTTAAGATTTAACTACCCGAAGGAAAATCTGATGAGTTCTTCCATCTGGACTTGCAAATAGCCGAATCGTAACCGGACTTCTGCAGCCGGCTACAAATTTCTCTCATCAGGCAACTTCGGCAACCACCAGAGACCGATCTTGGGCATGAGCATACGTTCTCGGCCATCTTGACTTCCTCGAGTACTTCTTTTGTTATGTTTCGGATTTTTGATTCCAAACTTGTCGTCCTAACTAAGGTTGTCTGTcggaaaattaaaaaaaaaataaaaaaaagttgttaATTGGAGCTATATATATGATTTCAACTAACTTAACGCCGACGATAGGGCTTCTAGCAGGGGAGGAGCTTAGAGGAGGACGGACCGGGCCTCGGCCCGTGCGGTTTTTTCGCCTACTAGTGTTAAATTTCAGGTTTTCGagaatttttttaaatgtgtattGGTTCGGCCCAGGCTGATTTTATCTCCAAAAAACATCGGCCCATGCTGAGTTTTTGGTCAAGATCCGCCACTGGCTTCTAGCATAGTGGTATCAAGTATCAACGTGTATGAAGTGGTGTCTCTTATATGGTTATGTTGTTATAAAAAGATAACAACTTAACGCGTATAAAGTAAAGTGATAAGGCTTTTAGTCGTAGTAGACATTGACGTAGAACTAAAAGTGGAGTTAGAGGGGTTGGTGTtagctgttaaaaaaaaaaaaaaaaaaaaaaaaaaaaaaaaaaaaaaaaaaaaaacaaacactaaTGTAGCGAAACTTAGATGTAAATTTTGGTGTTGGGTCTCCCAAAATTTGATCTTGTCTTCAATATCTTCAGGGTCTTCACACTCTTCGTCTTCTATATCTTGTTGAATGTTGTATATATCATTTTCGGACGATGACATGGTGGCTTCTTCCTCGAGGAACCCGAAGATTGAACCGCACAATTGCACCGGCTGTTGATCACACGGGTTGTGACCAGCGTCGTAATTGTGATGTGGCGATAGGACACGGTGGCTCATCGGAATATTGGTGGTGGTTCTGCCCATGGACCACCCTCTCTTCtctaaggtagcgtttggtatgaaggaatggaat comes from the Helianthus annuus cultivar XRQ/B chromosome 4, HanXRQr2.0-SUNRISE, whole genome shotgun sequence genome and includes:
- the LOC110937888 gene encoding uncharacterized protein LOC110937888, whose protein sequence is MGRTTTNIPMSHRVLSPHHNYDAGHNPCDQQPVQLCGSIFGFLEEEATMSSSENDIYNIQQDIEDEECEDPEDIEDKIKFWETQHQNLHTTLVRTTSLESKIRNITKEVLEEVKMAENVCSCPRSVSGGCRSCLMREICSRLQKSGYDSAICKSRWKNSSDFPSGEHTFLDVIDSSNHKKDSVRVIIELELRGQFEMKKGSEEYNSLVCKLPDLFVGKPERLQTVIKILSNAAKECMKEKKMHLGPWRKRRYMQAKWLRVAERSRVMTTVKPLVEDECST